One window from the genome of Deltaproteobacteria bacterium encodes:
- a CDS encoding (2Fe-2S)-binding protein, with protein MPKVTIDGLEIEVPKGATILEACEQAKVRIPFFCYHPALSIAGNCRMCLVEVEKMPKLAIACNTTVMDGMVVRTTTDKVKKAQQGVLEIMLANHPLDCPICDQAGECKL; from the coding sequence ATGCCGAAAGTAACCATAGATGGCCTGGAAATCGAGGTTCCGAAAGGAGCCACCATCCTTGAGGCCTGCGAGCAAGCCAAGGTCCGCATCCCCTTCTTCTGCTACCATCCGGCCCTGTCCATAGCGGGCAACTGCCGGATGTGCCTTGTTGAAGTGGAAAAGATGCCCAAGCTGGCCATTGCCTGCAACACCACGGTGATGGACGGAATGGTTGTCAGGACCACCACCGACAAGGTGAAGAAGGCCCAGCAGGGAGTCTTGGAAATCATGCTGGCCAACCACCCGCTGGACTGTCCCATCTGCGACCAGGCGGGCGAGTGCAAGCTT
- the nuoF gene encoding NADH-quinone oxidoreductase subunit NuoF encodes MADTVKILTADWGRKDSHLLATYLESGGYETAREVFSKYKPEDVTAQVKASGLRGRGGAGFPTGLKWSFLPKDHGKPVYLCCNADEGEPGTFKDRYILELSPHMLIEGMIIASYAIGCHEAYIYVRGEFVFPIERLQGAIDEAYAAGILGPDVFGNTGFALDIIVHSGAGAYVCGEETALIESIEGKKGQPRLKPPFPAVVGLFGCPTIVNNVESLATVPWILKNGGEAYAKLGTEKSKGTKLFSISGPVNKPGVYEVELGFPLKRFIDELCGGMKAGSKLKAVIPGGSSTPILTAEEVETLNLDYECCQAAGTMLGSGAIIVMDDKTDMVDAITTLAHFYAHESCGQCTPCRWGTDWCYKILKRINEGKGQPGDIETLLEVTANMMGTTVCPLSDAAAMPIQGFLKKFRPEFEARIKG; translated from the coding sequence ATGGCTGATACGGTCAAAATACTTACGGCGGATTGGGGCAGGAAGGATTCCCATCTTCTTGCCACGTACCTCGAAAGCGGCGGGTATGAAACGGCGCGCGAGGTCTTTTCCAAGTACAAGCCCGAAGACGTGACGGCCCAGGTTAAGGCTTCCGGCCTTCGCGGGCGCGGCGGCGCGGGTTTCCCCACTGGCCTTAAGTGGAGCTTTCTCCCCAAGGACCACGGCAAGCCGGTTTATCTGTGCTGCAACGCCGACGAGGGCGAGCCCGGTACCTTCAAGGACCGCTACATTCTTGAGCTTTCGCCCCACATGCTGATCGAGGGCATGATCATCGCCTCCTACGCCATCGGTTGCCACGAGGCGTACATCTATGTTCGCGGCGAGTTCGTGTTTCCCATCGAAAGGCTCCAGGGCGCTATAGACGAGGCATACGCGGCGGGCATTCTCGGCCCGGACGTTTTCGGCAACACCGGGTTTGCGCTGGATATCATCGTCCATTCCGGCGCGGGCGCTTACGTGTGCGGCGAGGAAACGGCCCTCATAGAGTCAATAGAGGGCAAAAAGGGCCAGCCAAGGTTGAAGCCGCCCTTCCCGGCGGTGGTGGGCCTGTTCGGCTGCCCCACCATAGTAAACAACGTGGAGTCGCTGGCAACCGTTCCCTGGATTCTGAAGAACGGCGGCGAGGCCTACGCCAAGCTGGGCACCGAAAAAAGCAAGGGCACCAAGCTTTTCTCCATATCCGGCCCCGTCAACAAGCCGGGCGTCTACGAGGTGGAGCTTGGTTTTCCGCTCAAGAGGTTCATAGATGAACTGTGCGGCGGAATGAAGGCCGGCTCCAAGTTGAAGGCCGTCATCCCCGGCGGGTCTTCCACCCCGATTCTCACGGCGGAAGAGGTCGAGACCTTGAACCTCGACTATGAGTGCTGCCAGGCCGCAGGCACCATGCTGGGCTCCGGCGCAATCATCGTGATGGACGATAAAACCGACATGGTGGACGCCATCACGACCCTGGCCCATTTCTACGCCCACGAGTCATGCGGTCAGTGCACCCCCTGCCGCTGGGGCACCGACTGGTGCTACAAGATATTGAAGCGCATAAACGAGGGCAAGGGCCAGCCGGGCGACATCGAAACCCTGCTCGAAGTCACGGCCAATATGATGGGAACGACTGTTTGCCCCCTGTCCGACGCGGCGGCCATGCCCATCCAGGGCTTTTTGAAAAAGTTCCGCCCCGAGTTCGAAGCCAGAATCAAGGGTTAA
- the nuoE gene encoding NADH-quinone oxidoreductase subunit NuoE produces MAFSFTKESEDKISAIMKKYAAHKEAALMPVLYVCQAQDGWVSEDAMAAAAAVCGVAPTRAMEVASFYTMYNRKPVGKYHVQVCNNLSCSLMGSSHIVDYLSKKLGVKAGETTADGLFTLTKVECLGSCGTAPMMQINDRYYEDLTPQKVDGILDGLK; encoded by the coding sequence ATGGCGTTTTCGTTCACCAAAGAGTCCGAGGACAAAATCTCGGCCATAATGAAAAAGTACGCGGCCCACAAGGAAGCGGCCTTAATGCCGGTTCTCTACGTGTGCCAGGCCCAGGACGGCTGGGTGAGTGAAGACGCGATGGCCGCAGCTGCGGCCGTCTGCGGAGTCGCTCCCACCCGCGCGATGGAAGTGGCGAGCTTCTACACCATGTACAATCGCAAGCCGGTGGGCAAGTACCATGTCCAGGTGTGCAACAATTTAAGCTGCTCCCTCATGGGAAGCTCGCACATCGTGGACTACCTTTCAAAGAAGCTGGGCGTCAAGGCGGGGGAAACCACTGCGGACGGGCTTTTTACGCTCACCAAGGTGGAATGTCTCGGCTCCTGCGGCACGGCGCCCATGATGCAGATCAACGACCGCTATTATGAGGACCTCACCCCCCAAAAGGTGGATGGGATTCTCGACGGGCTCAAGTGA